AATCGAGTACGATCTTCTTTCTGAACAATACGCGATAGGAAAGAAAATTACTGTCAGTTTTGTAGGTAAGGCGACCTTGCAACTTGCGATACAGCGTTTAAAAGTGATTAATACTGTGAGTATCTCATACGTATTAACCTTCTAATaactaataacatttatctCGTGTATCCTTAACGTAGATCAATTGtaagaaaatttgaatgttcTAGAAACTCGagaatattatatttctattacttTATAGTTCAAACATAATATCTTTTGCTCTTTGGCTTTGGTTTCTCAAATTCTACGTTCACTTATTCTGATCTTACCCTTTACCGAACGCTATATAAATTCTGTTCAAACTTTCGAtagataaatttttatatcgcGAGCATTTTGAAGACTCTCAAGATGTTCGACAACGCGTGTTAAAATTATCCTAATTATTAAACTATCCTAAATCGATTTAGAATTTTCAACAATTGACGCTACATGCAGTAACTAGCATAATTAACATCaacaaattgaaatttataCGATACGTGTGTTGTCGATTATATCGAAGATTAATGCGAGTTCCAGTCAAAGCGATCTTTAtttcttcaaaaaaaaaaaaaaaaaaaaaaaaaaaaaaaaaaaaaaaaaaaaaaaaaaaaaaaaaaaaaaaaaaaaaaaaatgggcaAAATTCGATGAGCAGTGGAATTTGTTAGATTCTTCGCTATACAAGAACGTTGCTTGAAATTCAGATTTCATTTGACGAAAATAAATATCAGAAATACGTTTTACGAAATTTACGAGCGTCGAAGGAAgtaagaaaattggaaaaatagGAGAAAAATGAAGGGGAAAGGAAAGCGGACGAAATGGTGCTTTCAAATTTCCGCAACTTTAATTCGTAACGTTGACCACAGCTTTCTTATTCGGATTAATAACACCGTTTGCGGCGATGCCATTGCTGCTGAATGCAGCTGACGCTTTAGGACTCTGCAATATATCCGACGACCGACCGTTGGCGTTTCGTGTTGAACATTTCGTCGATGTGGACAAATACTACTTTCCTCTTTTGGTGCACTCGTACATTGGTACTTTAGCGTACACCACAATTGTTTTGGCTATCAACTCGATAATAGCTGTCTACGTTCTACACGAGAGCGGACTTTGCGAAATTTTAAGGTAACCGTATTAACAGTATCGATAGAAATTTCCATCGAAACTTTCCATCGATCCCCGTGCAGTTTAGTTGTCCTCTGTCGCGtaaatttcatgaaaatttcCTTGTTGATACGACTACGAATAGGGCGAAAAATTGACAAAGATTGCGATATTTACTTTGATGTGAAAAGTGGTATGGGAAAGTAAGGTGAAATTGAGAAATAAAAGTAAGAAGGATCTGCGAAAAATTGTTGGAAAGTAAGAAACAATTAATGAAAATCGTTGAACAGTAAGAATGAATATTTATCGAGCaatcaatattttttatgaaGCTTTTAAAATCTTAGCAAAAGTTTCTTCGAGTGGTAAGGCATGCAGGATATTTGTGCAGGCAAAAGGtgcataaatttttatatttctgacAAATTCCTCGGATCGATCTATGGACACTAAAAGGGTTAATAACTATTTAATGAACAATTCTGAATTtctgaaattaatttcctccaaaAGCATCGAATATCAAAGGTTTCTACATTGTGACTCGATGTTACAGGAGGCAACGAATTGATACGAGATATTATTGCATATACGTTTTAATGTTACGAGATTTCGACGTTTAACACGAATATACGGATAATACGATTTTGATTGTTCTTATATGCAATCTTCGTTAATCGAAAATTTCGAGATCTTTTCCATACTTTCTCAAACGATTACGACAAGCTACGAACTCCTGCGAGATTTGTGTTTTTATCATAGTTCAGAACGTTTAGAATTTGTCAAATTGTCACGCGCGATTAAATAAACTAGCTAACAAGAGACATTGTCTACGATGAAATCTCATATTTTTAATATGAATCGAAAGAACGCTCTACGAAGTtggtaaaaatattttgaaaaattattattgcaACTGATTTAGCAGCTAGCTCCATTTGTCGTTTATTAACTTTCTTTTACGAGAGGTAAGTTACAAAGGTTTATTTTGTACAGTGAGTGCGTGTTGTCACATCGTAatcgaatattattttttcaCGAAGAGAAGCTCTATGCGTTCGTtcaaaaatattctaataaataaagcgataaaaattcGCAAAAATAGATGCAATTTCCAAATTAATCGCCAGACAGAAGATCCTTATCCATTTATAGTATGTTTGACTTTAAAGCTGCAAAGATGCACAGAACGTACAGAAGATGGACAAATTtacgaaatatccaaagtatagcaCTTGTTATGATATTTACAGCAAATAAAacgatcttttctttttcctctaaTCGTAgtcatagaaatataaaattacataaatattcacagtctgcTGATCGTCGATAGTATTGTTTAAAATATTGTTGCCAACATTGTACACTCTTTCAAATACTCTTTCAATCTGTATCGAACGATTAATGCAATTGCATCGTGAATCGATTAACGTCCCTTATAATAAGATAAACGAAGAACTCTTTTAATTGTGAAATTGTTTAGATTCAAGCTAGAAAACTTCGTAAGCTGCAAAGATACACAAAACGTACATAAGATGGACAAATTtacgaaatatccaaagtatagcaCTTGTTATGATATTTACAGCAAATAAAacgatcttttctttttcctctaaTCGTAgtcatagaaatataaaattacataaatattcacagtctgcTGATCGTCAGTAGgattgtttaaaatatttttgccaACATTGTATAATGTTTCAAATACTCTTTCAATCTGTATCTAACGATTAATGCAATTGCATCGTGAATCGATTAACGTCCCTTATAAGAAGATAAACGAAGAACTGTTTTAATCGTGAAATCGTAACTGTTTAGATTCAAACTAGAAAACTTCGTGGAAAGCGACGTGATGGACGTGAAGCTACATGCCAATAAACGCGATGATAAATGGTATCAAAATGCCAGGGACTGCGTACTATTGCACGAACACATAATCGAGTCAGTATTATTAATCGTCTCAGATTGTTCTCTATCCGCGTTCTTTGTCACGTTTCTCTTCGTTTCTAAGTGTTtccaatgaaataaaaatatcgatcTTTACATCTCTCCTTCGTTAATCAAGATTCGCTAATATACTCGAGGACGCAAATACAACGTCTTACTTGCTTCAGATAGGATTCAACATGATTTGCGTAAGCTTCACACAGTTCCAGGTCGGTTTCCAATTCGGGTCAAGTTCATTTTATAGTTTGTCGGCAAGACGATATACACGTTAATTGTTTGTCATTGCGATTAGGCGGTAATAAACGTACAAGAAAACGCAGCCTTGGCTTTTAGATATATCTCGGTGACGATATCCTTGCTATGCGATCTTTTATTCGTAAGCTGGCCAGGACAACAGCTGTCGGACTCCACCGAACGTATATTCGAATTTACGTAAGGATTTTTCTTTAACCTTTTCCATCCATCGACTTTCTTCGAACGAATGTAAAGCGCTGAGGAAGGATCTGCGTTAATTAAACGCAGAGTGCCTTATAGTTTGATATGCACATTTTGTTGTACGAAAGTACTTGGAATTTGAGTAAAAAATTGTAACAGAAATACGAAATACGAAAACAACGATACTCTGGCTATAATTCCTGCGATATTTTTACTCTGATTTCACGTCATCTTAGATTTTGATGTGCAGCTAATactagaaaaattaaaaattaaactttCTATGAGAACATTCCACTATCTCGTGTTACGTTGCAAAACTTGTCAATTATGTATATCTTATGCACTATTTAAAAatgatcgaacaaatgacgatAGTTTATCTTATTTCTGTGCTTTTTAGTATCTtcgatatgaaaaaatataaggGAGAcggataaataaattatttaaccgTCGTAGATTGCATGGAAATTTTAACTACGGATGGTATATAaacaaattagaaaattattcttccgtagtaatatataaattttaatagtaGGACTTTTATAATCGTGcaaatttctttcctttctcaGTGGTAAATTTCATGTTATTTAATAGAGTTTCATGTAGTAGTCAAGTAGTCGATTCTAGTATTAATAAATTGATTCGTGAAGTAAAGTAGACGATAAATCAAATTATGTAAATTAAAGTAGAAATCGAAGATTCAAAGGAACGTACATATTTTCAGAACAAACGGCAAATGGTATCTATCATCGATTAATTGCAGGAAGCTTTTAATGATGATGCTATCAAAAAGCATAACGCCTCTGAAATTAACAGCCTACAAATTCTACACTTTAAATTTAGAGAGTTTCAGTGCGGTAAGACTTATTTTCTACATTGATCATTCTCTAAATCGTCATGGAGTCATTCTCAAGTTTAATGATCATTCAGATCCATATCATACCATGATCATAAATACCAAATTTTATACATCTATCAATATTGACAATTAATTAACGTTAATCGAAGGATCACGTAAACCATTGTTCGCTTAATTAACATTCATTTAAGAAAATCTCGTAgtccatttttatttatacaatcAAACTTTCGTTTGATTGCTCCATAAAAAACATCAATTTTCACTGCTGCTACTTTatcaaatattattattgtatgtaccatacatatgtataatattattatctTCAGACACGAAGCAGGTAATTCAATTATTTACtacatttttattatcttttacGTTTTAAGGTTGCACGAACATCATTTTCTTACACCATGGTTTTATGCTCCGTTCAATAATTATCAATCAATGAACGATGATTATTGACGATTtgcaaagaagaaagagagtTTATAAAAACAATGTAAGCGTCTGTTGCCATGAAAGAAGCGTAGGTATCGTAAGGGTGACTGAACTATGtacttgaaataaaaaatagtcTAATTGTTACTTTttcgattttcttttaattgctattttttttttaactcaTTAACTAAACGTTATGTTTTCAGCTTAATCCtatttttcttcgattatttttttacaatactatttaatactatttaatttttttataatttttagataCTACGCCAATGTACTTAACGtagatatattgggttggcaactaagtgattgcggatttcgtcattaaatggtattgacaaaatcgtAAAATACGTAGTCGATCGATTAATTCCGCCTAAGATCTTGTAATCTCTGTATAATTTTTCAACGTACGTTTATCACCTAATTTCCTACTTTCTTCACGCTCTGACGAATAAACGTCAGAATATTAAGGGTTACCATAGTTCTGCTTGCCATGACCGATTCCACTATACGTCCACGCACATGTTGCCCTTTGGATTCATTCCGCCCTTGGAAGATTAAAATTGCTCTCCGATGGTCAACGTCATAGACTGTGACGAGTCGTTAACAAGTTTTTATCGACATTCGAATGACTTGTCCAATAGATAGGTGAACGAAAATCAATTAAGCCCAGGTGGGAGGTGGGGCGCGTGCCGAGCCTCTGATAGATCGGCGTGGCCGGTTTCGTTGTCGACGATCTATTTTTCTCGAAAAGGAATCGGCCCCCGGCAGCCATATGGCACACCAAACATACGGTTCGTTTCGATAAACGTGGAACACCGTTCGCGCATCTTTCCCTTTCTTGTTCGAAACGTAAGATTCGACGACGCAAGCTTCCAAGCTTAGCCGATCGAAATTATCGAATTATTGgcctggcaactaagtgattgcggattttctcaATACCACCTattggcaaaatccgcaatcacttagtttccGATCCAATACAACGATTACAAAAATGATAATCGTAGAACGCTCGTAGAAATCACTGTAACTGCGAACGAGAAACAATTTTTCCAGGACGAAGGGAAAACTTGTGCATCGGTGTGGCCCAAGTTCATGGAAAAGAAAGATACCTTCTTATCGCAAAGAAAACTCAACGTTCCATTCGTTTAACGCGGCTTACCATCGTACGAACGTTGCTCGCGAATCTGGCGAACGTGGCCtggaaatttgcgaacgtggtcAGCGAG
Above is a window of Bombus affinis isolate iyBomAffi1 chromosome 5, iyBomAffi1.2, whole genome shotgun sequence DNA encoding:
- the LOC126916346 gene encoding odorant receptor 4-like, with product MDSAQYEYLRLNKYLLFTIGIWPYQTTLQRSLVAIVFIPIIVAQVILQGGGMMTAITANDIDSLLEGFAPFMISLMCLAKYINFFYNFKQMKRLLDIMREDWEIYKKLRIEYDLLSEQYAIGKKITVSFVAFLFGLITPFAAMPLLLNAADALGLCNISDDRPLAFRVEHFVDVDKYYFPLLVHSYIGTLAYTTIVLAINSIIAVYVLHESGLCEILRFKLENFVESDVMDVKLHANKRDDKWYQNARDCVLLHEHIIEFANILEDANTTSYLLQIGFNMICVSFTQFQAVINVQENAALAFRYISVTISLLCDLLFVSWPGQQLSDSTERIFEFTTNGKWYLSSINCRKLLMMMLSKSITPLKLTAYKFYTLNLESFSAVARTSFSYTMVLCSVQ